atatttgccATATAAAAACTCTTGAAATTATTCCTATTAAAGTGAttagttttatatttacttttaaaacttcgtctctaatcaatatatatagtagattaattgatctaattaaaacttaaataaataatattatctacttaaatgaagtatattagacttattttttattggttatttcatccatttgaattgaattatattaaactaaaaccaTAAATTAACGTTAATTTCCGTCTGTAAATTTTCCAACAAATTTGCCTGCTACTACAAACATCTTCAACTTTGCCTctcttttgtttgaattcaaagTTCTATCTTAGAGAATCACAGTGGCACACACATTATGTTCTTCAGGGTCAGCAATTTGCATATTCTTGAAAAGTACAATAAcgccataaaatattaaactttttcaaatccATTATCGACTAACACTTTCAGAGCTCGGAACTTGTCCACGTTTCCTCTGACATGTCATCCACTCTGATTTTCCTTTCGGTTAGCGACAGCTTCAAATCAAACACCGGCCCTCATCCTCTTGgctttttttattactttatatgGCTTCCTGTTTATATTGATATTGAGCAAAATCCCACATGAAATCTAATCAATCTTGCTTTAGATCACAAGCACATGGCCCTATAATGGAGTCATCAGCCCACCATAACTTGTAAAGTATTATAAACAAACAGATACTTCTAGTTATCACATTCCATGTAAAGCCTCATGCATTAATCCCAAGGATTTCTAAAGATGACATTGAAGATCTGCAATTTGTAAGATTATCATGAGACTCATGGTGCTTTTGTTTATGAGATCAGGCTGATGAAGAATCTGAAGCTTTAAAGAGACGGAAGTAGGAGAAATGTTTGCCAGAAGATGTGCACAAAAGCATATGCGCTCACTTGTAAAAAATATCTGAATTAATGCTCGTGGTTTTACTGTTGTTGATACTAAGCTAATATTTACGAGCCGCTGCATGTGTTTTTGGGCCCGACCCCCCCAccttaattttgtaataaattttcTAAAGTTTATCTTTCATGATTTTCTCTTCGTAATAAATTTTCCAGGTGAACTGTTTTATTTTAGCCTTAAGCTGCACAGTTGTACTCCTAAGAAATTTCCAGAGTCAAGCACTAAATCAGCTTCATCATCAGATCAAAAGAAAAAGTagaaaatcaaaagaatatgtaaaatatccaaTATAGCCCTGGATTCATCCCTAATTAGTTCAAATCCGATTGTTAATTTGACTCAATTGAGATTGAATAGtacagttgaaaaaaaaaaggcttgaaACACCTAACtgattaacaaaaatttttaaacatatgtaaaattttcactgaatttgatatgaatatCACGGtatataaatgagattttataatattctaattgtATGTTAATTTTATCAGTGGAATGATTGTCGGTAAATGGGGTCAAGCTGCCCAGGGAACAGCTTAGTAAAGTCCAAGATAAAGAAAGACTGTTTCCTCCTGAACCGTGGTGGTCGACGCAACAGTGCAAGTATGTCAAAGGGAAAATGGATGGATGGATGaatcttattttaattggtAATAATTATAGTTCAGCACAGGAGCAACGATTGAGCTCTTATTCGCCAATCATCCACGAATGCAAGTAGAAGACCGTTGGAAAAACTTCACATGGTATTCTATTCAACGAAAACAATCGTCTGATACCAAACTGAGATTATATTATGGTAGTCTAATGCTTCTATCCAAAACTTATTGTGCCACTTTTTCAAAGAAACCCTTTGAAGTTATACTATCACCGTTTCGAACTGATATATTAGTTTCTTACGAGATGACACCCAAATTACTTGCAATTCCACTCTTTTACACTAATTGATTTGGGGTTTTTCTCACTTGTACAATAGTTTATACAAGATTTGGACCAAGTTTGAAggatataaaaatgataattgattATACAAATTGAGCCGACTTTCGAAACCAATCCAACTTGATCCAAGTCCAACCCTAGGTTTTCTTTTGGATTCTcacatcaaaataaaaataaattacaaaattacaaagacataaaattagaaaaaatcaataaagtTGCAGAAGAGGAGCAACATCTTCCAAACAATCCCGTACAAAgcaagaaattattattattattattattattattattattattattattgctttATTTTTCCATTTCTCTAACATCTCTTTAccttgaaatttaaacaaaaacatgcTATGATCGAACACcagttttgttttattgtttgttcTCATTTCATTTAAGTATCGGAAATTGTTCGATTGAGAACTGTTGTCGAGAGTCTCTAAGTTTTATTGGTATATTCAACTATGATTCTTGGATGGCATTTGGTTACAAATGGAACGGAATGTAAATTGCATTTTACGGTCCTTTGAttcttaataaacaaaaattattttagtaatttatcttttattacttattttaatttatttagtttgtcagtaaaaattacagtaattttttattggtaATTTGAATaccatatattaaaatattactaaagtaattttaattttattataattatattcttatttattatttttttgggataaaaataacctcatttttaattgatataaaaaatattttaaaataattatttttaaaaatatttaagtaaaataatatattaattattttattatctctaacaaaacataataattatttataagtaatcatttatatccagtaatttgttttaatataatcttttaattttaataataaaacattaacatcacccaaactaaacaccttATAAAGAGATAACAATACATGAAGAGGTATtgaatattaaactttttatttttttaaaacaattatattaaatacaataaaatttcaaaattttttattaaataaactaaagatTCACCATTTCCTACTATTAAAAGCATAGTAATAATCATTTtactttcaaaacaaaataaaacaataattctaATTATGCTAATTCAACATCTCCAATAAAAAAGAactgataagaaaaatattttatcttttttaattaaaattttgatcttttcaaataagaaaaagtgaaattttggtttccctaataaaaaatataatataatattatccttTCAATTGAAAGATCCATGGTTTGATAATTCCATATGTCATTATCTTTTACATTCTGTATTcctaaatctaaatctaaactaaaatatttcaattaagtttaatttggtttgaaaaatgaaatcattagGTTTGAGATTTATCCAAACTGTTCTTTTCAGTTTAGGTTGAAAATTTTCCTGAGCAGGACCACACCGGACTGTACAATTTTTGATCGAACAGGCCAAGACCTGAGGCCTGGCTGATTCAGTTGAGGATACATACCATAAAACACAATATTTTGCAGCATTCAACCAGAGACCCAAAGAAACAATCATGAAAACAATTAAGACGACAGCCATGCTTTTCCATCAGCTCATCATTTAAACCCTCATTGAATGTGAAAGACAACCCATATGATATGTTCTTTCATTTTCCAGCCCTGTTAgtatttgagaaattttaggCAGCTGCAAGGATGAGAGAGAGACACAACAACATAGCTCAAAAGGGAAATAAACCAGCACAAGATATTGTTTAATAGAAGAATTAAGGTCGACAATGGCGTTTTAGAAAGATAAACGAggattaaaatgaataataattatacaaatcACTGATGATATCCATTAATTAATCCCCTTAATACTCACCACATTATTTAATCTCCTGCGTTACACTGGTTCTGGTTGTTGCTTCTTCACATTATTCTTGTTATTGTGCATCCAGACCTTGAAAACCTGCCTCTTCACACCAACCTCAGCGCAAAATTTCTGAACTTCCTCATCGTCTTGCCTCTGGAACCTCCATCCAACTTTCTCAGCGAATTCCAGCATCTTATCTTTCTGCTCCTGCGTAAATTTTGTCCGGTGCCTCTTCTTGGACAAAACAAAAGGAGGAGGTGGCGGTGGTTGAACTCCTTCGTGGGCATTTGACTGAAACACATGAAGATCTTCACTGGAAGATTCAGTGCCCCCACTAAGACCTCCATAAGCCACATTCATCGGTGCAACAATTACACTCGGTGGACTAGTATGCATGCCTATTGAATATTTCTGAGGATGCAGCATCGATGGAGATGGCAATGGCGGGGGCAGTTGAAGTGGGTTAAGCATTATGGTTCTTCTACTACAATTGCCACTGAATTGGGTCTCTCCGTCCACCTCTTTCCGGTGAAAGTTTCGGTGGCAGTCACAAGCCACACATTTCAAGGCTTCTAGGGTCCCTTCTTCGCCACTGGGCATGAACTCACCGCACCCATCGAAAATGCTGCCACCAACACTGGCTGCGTGGTTCTTAAGGCATTCTCGATACCTTACACTACCTATTTTGGAGATCGGTGCAATTGTTGAACTGCTAACAGTAACTCGATCTGGGTTTGGAGATCTTCCTCCTGAGCCAAGCGATGGCTGTCGTTGTAACTGATCTAGGGTTTGACTCAAACTGTTCACAACAGTTCCATTAGTGTtcccttctcttcttctttctaagCCTGGCGTTCTTCCTTCATTCTCTTCTCTTAATTCCATTATCATGCAGTGAACCTCTCAGCCTAGCTAGacgaaaaacaaaaaagaaaaccctttAATTTCTCGATCTATTATGTGCCATTAATGaaactttcaaatttcttcattATGCTCCTCTCCTACACCCAGAACAATTAATGCCTTTAAATCAACCATGCATACAAGTTAAgctcaaagaagaagaagatgagagaGAAATGTTATAGCTTGcaacaataaaagataaaagtaCCCTCTGAGATaacaaacaagaaattaaagatGAAGGGACAGAAACAGATCAAACTCACAGCGTTAGAGGAGAAAATAAGAGTTAAGAGATAAGGTTTAGGTTGAGAAAGATGATAGCTAGTGCTTCTGCCGTCTGCTGTCTTCTGTGCTTCCCAGCAAGAAAGCCAGCCAACTACATTTCCAAGAACAAGAGACAGTTTGGTTGCTTGTGGAGAAGCCGGGGAGATAAGGGTCAACCTTTTGGAGAGATATTGATGAGGTGATTCACAAGCATTTTCTCTTTAGTCTTTACAAAAATGTCCGACAGCGTCATGTTCATCTCTCCCCCACGCCCTGCCATTTGGGGTCCCACTCTCCTCCTTCATTATTGCTCCTTCCATTTTTCTCTTATCTCAAACTTAACCCACTTCACCAGCCTTCTGAACCAACCTAATTTACACATATATGCCCACTCAGAGGCCAGCTACCTAGCTTCCATGAAGCGACCTTTCGCTTTCTCCTCTTTTCCTTGCTTTCTCATCAGGAATGTTGAATTTAATTCATcctataaaatcaaatcaaatctttagtattttactttatatatatatatatagtttgatctcggtttttaatttaaattataatttagatcatttttagattcaattaaattataaattatattttaaaaaatatgtatatattaaacataattttttaataattaattaggtgtttaatttttttttatatttttttacatgtataatgtatatatatttcatatattatattatatttttaattttattaaataatatatatttaaaaataaattattttaataagctCGAgcaattaaatcatatttttagtttaatttaaaattttttaaattatttttaatttaatttaaaaaactatcaaaCTACATCAAATTGAATCATTCACACTGTTactttcttcaaatcttgattttaCTTCAATGATCATTAAACTGGTTAAACCATGCTTATTAGAAGCCAAGTCTCCACACAAAACAGATTGataaggaaagaaaggaaaggccGCGTTACTCCTACCCAAATTTTGATCAAGTGACATTTCTCaacctttaaattaaaatttattaattaaattttatataaaatttgtaaataaaacaaaaatgtctcCCACTTTTTTAGtgaaactaaaaaataatttgtcctctgaaaatttataaatttttttatccctAAATCATGAAAAGTTGTCATAGGATTCTAGTTTCTAACCTTTTTTATACCACAAACCAACTAGTCACAGAATCCTTGTTTTGCTAACATTTTCTACCTCTTTTAAACATGTTAAAAACAACGTTGTTGTTTCGTTCTCCAATTCACCTTGTCGTTGACACAAAAAGAAGTTTTTTGATCCAGGTTCCTTCAACTTCTTGTCTCTCTCGGAgcattagattaaaaaaaaaaaacaattcaaactaaattgtgAATAATAAAGATCCAAACGAGATAAATTAATGATAACAATACTGTCAATAAGATcactagtaataaaaaaaatgaaaagataaaataattaggattatatatgatttaattatattattaaagatttaataatattaattatattataaaaaagtaaaaaataatatctgtCGACTATTTGGgttgaaaaatagattttaaaacttagaggaaGGTTTATTGCTTATTAGAAAAGCCAAGGGTAAAGAATACAGTTAAAAAAACAGAAGAGGTGAAAAGTGAAAGAAAGGGAAGAGGGAGGGATGGTCCATGCACTGTAGTAGTTCTTGTCCTGTTGTTGGAGTAATGCTATTGTGCGCAGTTCTGAAACTCTCTGGCAAGCCACGCTTGCCCCAAGCAAAGCAATGTCTTTAGAGTCTTTCCTTGATGCAATCGATGGCTTTATTTGTTTCTCCCTCTCCACGTTTTTCGCTTTGGTACTTATTTGTTCACTGTTAATGTTTGGTGCACTACAGCTTCATCCTCGACAAATTCCATACCAACAAACATGCAGTCCTCCTCACTggattatttcaaaatatttaagtatttaattagatattattttattttttaaaattattcatgtcATTTAATACCTAATTAGCCATTCTAATTAAATCCTCCTGCGCTGTAAATTCGATGATGTCATGCTACTGCTGCTGCAGTCTTGGTCTCTGAATGGATGATAGTGTTCCGCCATGGGGCACCATAATGGCTTCGTGTACAATCAGGTTTGagttatttaaacaaatatttatattaaaatttaaaataattctatCCATTAAGTATACTCGAGAATTCTCCCTCCCTccaattttattgtaatttttgacactttctctttatttttgatattagaTGAAGGTATCtaatgataaaacaatatctttatcattggaagaaaacaaaaacaatgcCTTTGTTTGATGATGAAGACGAGAAGAAGACATcgaaaattacaataaaagggATGGAAAGAGAATTGACTGATGATAATAGTGAAAAAAGGGAgggagaagagaaaaatataatattttaaagtttaatcttaagagaaaattgttaattttttaaattttgaagagaaataaataatgttaattggtaccgttaattttaatcacttatAAATAGATGTTTGTGTTTTTAATAGTTAAGGGTACCTCTtaagacttatttccactcaaggtttgtTAATATCCAATTTAGTATTTactaaatattgaaaacttaaattctTACATGTAGATGGTTAAAATTGACAGAATTAGTTAGTTTCcgaggtaaaattatcatttaattaataatatattaaaaataataaaagtttatcaattttctcttttaatttagaaaaataacagtttctcctatattaaactttgaaatattatatttttcctcttttaggTTTCCTTTCCCCTAGAGaatcatttaactaataatatattaaaaataataaaagtttatctatttcttcttttaatttagaaaaataacagtttctcttagattaaactttgaaatattatatttttcctcctCTAGGTTTCCCTTCCTCTAGAGAAGGGGGAGAAGATCGTCGGAGGCTAACTATGCCAAAGGGAGAGAGTGCCAAAGAAACGAAAACTTAGCAGaggaaaatgtaacattttaaagtttaatcttgaggGGAAactgttagttttctaaactaaagagagaaatggataaaattttattatttttaatatattactatttaaataataattttatgcctaaaactaattttgttaattttaaccaatcacaTGTGagaatttaagttttcaatactTAGTAGGTACCAGTTTGAAAATTCAACcaaccttaggtgggaacaagtcttttggccatataaGATATTATGTtaagtattaattaaaaagtgGAATATTTTTTTAGGCTAAAAgtcttattcccacctaaggtttaatcTATTCTTAAACTTTAAtccattaaatttcaaaaacttaaatactaaTAGGtggatgtttaaatttttaaaatttaacaaataaaaatcagaaaatagattaaacctcgagtgagaataagtcttttggccttttttttttttaaatcctcaatattatataatagaaatgTTTAATGGATCCTATAATGTGGCAGATCAAGTTGTAATGAATTGTCACCTTCACTTCAGACAAAACACTTAGACCAAATTCCCAACTTGCATTCAGAATCCTCTTTTACCTGCTACCCATTTTGAGCCCTAGCTTTTAAaatatttgcttttttttttctaattactattttgtatttttcatcaAAGTACTTTCTCacctttaaactttaaaagaactatatttttaccctttttaaaaattttgctatattttatagtaaaacataaaaaaaaaaggaaaatacctTTTGTTTAAAGATTTTGAAAGTTATTGAAGATTTTGAAAGATCTGAATAAAGTTATTGAAGATTTATGTAGAATTGGATCTAGTGAAATGGTTAAGAATGAAGGAAAAATAGTTGGATTCGTAAGGGTCGGAGGATTGAAGCTTGCGGAATTGACTGAGTTGGGTGACTCGATGATTGACCAAAGTGGTGATGTAAAGTGTTAAGGTTGGTTAGGTCGTTGAAATTAGATGTGAGTTGGTTTTGTTTGTAAGAAATGATGAATATCTTTTTTGTTGTTAGATAAGGAAGAATtacgaaaaaaattaatattttaaatattataattaagaattaagaattaaataggaaaaattatttaaatattctaagtgacaaaaaaattagataaaagatGAGAAAGTATCCCTCTTTCAAATAACCCAGTAATTGCCTACATGAAATAATGTGATTAAGCTCTTACCCATTTAAAATTTCTTCATCATATAGTGATTTTTAGACTTGAAACTGGTGTTAATGTTACTCTCGAGATAAGATTGAGCTCAACGAACTGATATTGCTTCTGATCGAGTTTGGCTCATTCCAACCTAATAACAAACTTAGTCTGAactgattcgatttgaatccagTTTGATTCATAGTTACTAAGAGAAGTGACACTAGCAAGGAGTAAGCGGGCAGAAAATTGCCGATACATTGGGCCAACATGAAGCTTACCAATAGCCTTCCTGCTTTGCTTGAGGTACGGCCAAGCAAGCCCCATAATGTTTCCAGGATTTCTCAAATTTCCTTTGTTTTTACCGTATTGAATACATATATCTTCAAATACattccaaaatttttcaaaaacacttgaaattataaGAGATTCATAActcttgaaagaaaataaaaataatttgtgctGTAATGTTGCTGCCATGTTAATAGGATTGAATTCGAGCTAAAATCagataaatcaaattcaagtgaaGAACTAAActctattttataaaacaaaccgAGAATTCAAACACTAGATTTTGAACCGATTtaaattgaaactaaaatataattgtaattaagcAAGTTTGAACTCCGACTCAAGAACCTTGAGTtaggttttatttgaattcgattGAAATCCAATCCTACCATACATGTGATTTATGAGTACGTATATATTAAACAGCAAAACAACacaaataattacaatatttcaAGCACAAATCTCACAATTGAGAGAGCAAGAAGGGACGCGTTTGATAGTTTACGGAGGAAACAAAAACCTCTTCATCTTCACCGTTACCTATCAGGCCTCTTCCTTTCCTTTGACTTGCTTCAGTTGTGGCTGACACATTGTCCAGTCCCATCTCCATTACTATACTCATTTGACCTTTCATAAGCTTATTCTTGGCTGCCCATCTTTGTATTTTACCTGAAGTTGTCTTTGGAACGTCTCCACTCTTTACCAGAAACACCATCCCTACTTCAAGCCCCTCTTCTTTGAAAACACTCAGCTTCATCTTCTCGCAGATCATCCTCAACACCCTGATATCTTTCTCACTTCTATGCATCTCAGCAACCAGAGCTATTGTTCTTGAAATCTTGAATGCAGCAAGGCAGCCTCCTCTGAGGTACTTTGGGCAAGCAGTATAAGCAGCTGTCTCGATGTAATGAGGGTGAATTTCTTCGCTGTTTGCAAGCTTTATAACATCTGAACATCGACCTGTCACAAAGAGGAATCTTTCTTCTCCCTTGACGATTCCTCTATCTCCAGTGCGAACAAAGCACTTGCTCGCCATGTTGCCCAGCCTTGCTTGAAATATCTCGCGAGTTAAGAAGGGATGGCCGAGATAGCCGGAGGCATTGCTTGGAGATGAAACCCAAATCTCACCTTCAACTCCATCCTCAACAGGCTCATGTGTGTTTTCATTTACCACTACAATTGTTATGTCCTCGTCTTCTTCATGGCTCGAAGCAAGTCTTGCAGTAGGTAAGAGTTGTTTATGAGTGGGGAGGTTTTGGAAAGTATTATCTGAGTTGTTGTTGTTCTTCCAGGCAGTTGAAACAAAAGTGCAGTTCTCTGCTAAGCCGTAAGATGGAGAGATAGACGATGGATTAAGTCCAAAGTCTTTGAACGAATGAACGAATTCTTCTACCGATTTCTTGTAAATAGGCTCATTAATGATGATCAGGTTCTTCATACTCCATAGGTTTATTCGTGAAGACCCTTTATCAACGCCACCTCGCTTCACAACTAGTGGCAATGTAAATGATGGAACAGGAGTGCAAGTAGCTTTGAACTCCGTAATAAGCTCCAGCCATAGCCTTGGCTGCCTAAGAAATGCATTAGGTGATGTTAGCACACATGTTGCACCTGATACAATAGTCAGTAGCAGAAACATGAGGCCACAATCATGGTACTGAGGCAACCAAGAGACAATAACACTATTGGGGTGAAGATCATAAGCCTTTCTAGCTGTTCTAACATTGTGAGCAGCAGAGCCTGCGGTCACAAGCACCGGCTTTGGGATCCCAGTTGAGCCTGAAGTGTATTGAATCAAATACACTTCATCTGGTTCGCACCCAGCATACAGCAAAGAGCCCACATTTGAATCAGCCCTTTTAGCTGTGATATCATCTGTAGAAATCCACCTTATGTTTCGCAACATAAGTGCAAGATTCTTATTGTTAGAGGACGAAGAAATGTATTCTCCAACACTTGCAATGTAACCCGGGTGAGCTATTGCAGCTTTAGGCTTTGTCTGCGACAGAACTCTGACAAGATGGTGATAATTTTCATCAGCAAAAGAAGGGTGAGGCGGAAATATTGGTATGCTCAAAAGGCCCGCTCTTTGGCAACCAAAGATGACCTCAACAAGCTGAAGCCCCGGTGGGCACAAAACAACAACAGTATCACCTCTCTGCAATGGAAGCAACAGTTGAGAAGAAATAGTCTGCACTGACTCATTGAGTTGAGCATAGGTGAGTGTCAGTGAAACCTTGCCTTCATTGGCGGAGTCACCAGTAGCCCAAATGAAAGCTGGCTTGGAGCGGAAGGCTGGCAGCTTAGCCCAAAGAGGGAGGTAGAGATCCACAACAGGCTGATCAGGGAAAGAAGGATCATAATTTTCGtagttcattttgtttattttgcacTATTGCTATACAATCACGTCAGTTTAGCCCAGTTCATATAAATACAAgtgcaaaaacaaaaatggagAAAAGAATAAAGAGATATTCGACAAGAATATACCTCTTTGATTCTGATTCGAAGGAATTGTTTTACAAGAATGTCGCAGTCTTCTGAAAATGTAATGAGTTCTTCCAGCTTGCCGTCCTTGGTACTTCCCGgtgttttgtaaaataaatataaatgccCCAGATTTAGATGCGGCTCTTCGTTGATGCTAACAGAATGTTCCCCCAGGAAACTAATTCTGGGCAAGAATACAAAGATACGACGGCAATTACAAGAGACGAGGTGGAGCAGTTCGAAATAACTGGATAAGGAAGTTATGGACAAATAACTTCGACCTCATTTTCGTGAGGCCATTTTCTGCTGCAAGCTCAGATGTTATTGGTTGATTATGAAAAAACATCGTTCTTCAAGTCTGCTTCAGCAATATTacgtaggttttattttattttattttattttattttttgttgattgtaacttttaaaaacagGTTGGCTTCTGAAACGTCGAGGTGGAGCCATGCACTATTTTTTAAGAGTAATTAACATTTTGCCACTCTGGTACAGTCCAAATATctagcataattttttttaacccaaaatcaTCCTGCATAtaagcaaaataatatttttacatgcaaaattttataaaataaccgACCATCACCGATCTCACCGTGACATAGGTTGTTGTTGTTGTATGGCAAAATGATGAGATACGACAAAGACTAGAAAGAGATCAAGTCATGTCATGGAGGACTAGATGAGATATAACCATGGGTGAAATAGACATTGGCCGGGATATGAAAGGGTGACAGCAATGgaatgagtttttaaaagttatgattcTGACTATATGGAGATAAAGAAAAAGGGAGGTCAATATGTGGGATTGTCCACCGAAAGTTTTTTTCAATGTCAAATGCACTGAGCCGGAGG
This is a stretch of genomic DNA from Mangifera indica cultivar Alphonso chromosome 11, CATAS_Mindica_2.1, whole genome shotgun sequence. It encodes these proteins:
- the LOC123228634 gene encoding zinc-finger homeodomain protein 5-like, with protein sequence MIMELREENEGRTPGLERRREGNTNGTVVNSLSQTLDQLQRQPSLGSGGRSPNPDRVTVSSSTIAPISKIGSVRYRECLKNHAASVGGSIFDGCGEFMPSGEEGTLEALKCVACDCHRNFHRKEVDGETQFSGNCSRRTIMLNPLQLPPPLPSPSMLHPQKYSIGMHTSPPSVIVAPMNVAYGGLSGGTESSSEDLHVFQSNAHEGVQPPPPPPFVLSKKRHRTKFTQEQKDKMLEFAEKVGWRFQRQDDEEVQKFCAEVGVKRQVFKVWMHNNKNNVKKQQPEPV
- the LOC123230059 gene encoding long-chain-fatty-acid--AMP ligase FadD26-like; translated protein: MNYENYDPSFPDQPVVDLYLPLWAKLPAFRSKPAFIWATGDSANEGKVSLTLTYAQLNESVQTISSQLLLPLQRGDTVVVLCPPGLQLVEVIFGCQRAGLLSIPIFPPHPSFADENYHHLVRVLSQTKPKAAIAHPGYIASVGEYISSSSNNKNLALMLRNIRWISTDDITAKRADSNVGSLLYAGCEPDEVYLIQYTSGSTGIPKPVLVTAGSAAHNVRTARKAYDLHPNSVIVSWLPQYHDCGLMFLLLTIVSGATCVLTSPNAFLRQPRLWLELITEFKATCTPVPSFTLPLVVKRGGVDKGSSRINLWSMKNLIIINEPIYKKSVEEFVHSFKDFGLNPSSISPSYGLAENCTFVSTAWKNNNNSDNTFQNLPTHKQLLPTARLASSHEEDEDITIVVVNENTHEPVEDGVEGEIWVSSPSNASGYLGHPFLTREIFQARLGNMASKCFVRTGDRGIVKGEERFLFVTGRCSDVIKLANSEEIHPHYIETAAYTACPKYLRGGCLAAFKISRTIALVAEMHRSEKDIRVLRMICEKMKLSVFKEEGLEVGMVFLVKSGDVPKTTSGKIQRWAAKNKLMKGQMSIVMEMGLDNVSATTEASQRKGRGLIGNGEDEEVFVSSVNYQTRPFLLSQL